A window of Longibacter salinarum contains these coding sequences:
- a CDS encoding methylmalonyl-CoA mutase family protein, with product METERYQPENPVRFVTATSLFDGHDAAINIMRRILQSTGVEVIHLGHNRSVLDVVETAIEEDAQGIAVSSYQGGHVEYFKYMHDLLEEKGAGHIRIYGGGGGVIVPEEIEELEAYGIAKIFSPEDGMQMGLQGMINQMVRDCDYPITDAEFEGVDASNAKDDRTIARSLSRIETPFAEKAETVVAELAGADDVELDAGDGAPAGDGQPQDAASVNLSASTVPTLGITGTGGAGKSTLTDELVRRFINDFDDIDLAVLSVDPTRRRTGGALLGDRIRMNAIYGGNSERVYMRSFATRQQNRSTSEALREAMSVCKAAGFDLIILETAGIGQSDTEIVDLTDFSLYVMTHDFGAPTQLEKIGMLDLADFVAINKFEKRGSEDALRDVRKQVQRNRVRFDEKPEDMPVYPTMASHFGDPGVTRLYLGLLDELNASFGFDRTSPTYGDRDVPEPDPAEVAIIPPSRNRYLGEIVEAGRGYRSWAEEQIEIARKWGEAQGARSQVDDWAPEDREQIAGRLDDMVQHWWDKLDSRCRDILTDWDDLKDAYQQDTFTYTVRGRDFEVPLYRETLSGTKVPRVALPKTEDPGERLRFALLENLPGYFPFTAGVFPFKREGEDPTRMFAGEGSPERTNRRFHLVSSDSPANRLSTAFDSVTLYGFDPDERPDIYGKVGNAGVSICTLDDMKKLYSGFDLADRKTSVSMTINGPAPMILAMFLQTAIDQQVEKHLREEGRWDKAESVIEEKLGDDRPEYVPYGPNGREDELPETHDGSGLGLLGCTGAELVEWDVLDAETYERIKEDTLNVVRGTVQADILKEDQAQNTCIFSTDFALRMMGDIQQYFIDWSVRNFYSVSISGYHIAEAGANPITQLAFTLANGFTYVEYYLSRGMDIDDFAPNLSFFFSNGMDPEYSVIGRVARRIWSVAMREKYGANERSQKLKYHIQTSGRSLHAKEIQFNDIRTTLQALMAVYDNCNSLHTNAYDEAITTPTEESVRRAIAIQMIINRELGMTKNENPLQGAYVIEELTDLVEEAVWAEFERINDRGGVLGAMESMYQRGKIQQESMVSEEKKHSGERPIIGVNTFLREDGQTEEDLSVDLMRSSDDEKQHQLRALRAFQDRYPEKADDAIEHLREAARTGGNTFDVLMEAVKYCSLGTITRVLFDEGGEYRRNM from the coding sequence ATGGAGACCGAGCGCTATCAGCCCGAGAACCCCGTCCGATTCGTTACCGCGACTAGCCTGTTCGATGGGCACGATGCGGCGATCAACATCATGCGGCGGATCCTGCAGTCGACCGGAGTCGAGGTGATCCATCTCGGCCACAACCGGTCGGTCTTGGATGTCGTCGAAACCGCCATCGAGGAGGATGCGCAGGGGATTGCGGTGTCGAGTTATCAGGGTGGGCATGTCGAGTACTTCAAGTACATGCACGACCTGTTGGAGGAGAAGGGAGCCGGCCACATCCGCATCTACGGCGGCGGAGGCGGCGTCATCGTGCCGGAGGAGATCGAAGAACTGGAGGCATACGGCATCGCCAAGATCTTCTCCCCGGAGGACGGCATGCAGATGGGCCTTCAGGGCATGATCAACCAGATGGTACGGGACTGCGACTACCCGATCACGGATGCCGAGTTTGAGGGCGTCGATGCCTCGAACGCCAAAGATGATCGCACGATCGCGCGGAGCCTATCGCGGATTGAGACGCCCTTCGCTGAGAAAGCGGAAACTGTCGTTGCAGAGCTCGCAGGGGCTGACGATGTGGAGCTCGATGCGGGTGATGGCGCGCCGGCCGGGGATGGGCAGCCGCAGGATGCTGCATCCGTCAATCTGTCGGCATCCACGGTTCCCACGCTCGGCATCACCGGGACTGGGGGCGCCGGGAAGTCTACGCTGACGGACGAATTGGTCCGCCGGTTCATCAACGATTTCGACGATATCGACCTTGCCGTCCTCAGCGTCGACCCGACGCGGCGGCGGACGGGCGGTGCGCTCCTCGGAGACCGCATCCGCATGAACGCGATTTACGGGGGAAACTCGGAGCGCGTCTACATGCGTTCGTTCGCCACACGTCAGCAGAATCGCTCCACCAGCGAAGCACTGCGTGAGGCCATGAGCGTGTGCAAGGCTGCTGGGTTTGATCTCATTATCCTCGAGACGGCCGGCATCGGTCAGAGCGACACCGAGATCGTCGATCTCACGGATTTCTCCCTGTACGTCATGACGCACGATTTCGGTGCGCCGACGCAACTGGAGAAGATCGGCATGCTGGACCTCGCCGATTTCGTCGCTATCAACAAGTTTGAGAAGCGAGGGTCGGAGGATGCGCTGCGTGACGTACGCAAGCAGGTGCAACGCAACCGCGTGCGCTTCGATGAGAAGCCGGAAGATATGCCGGTGTACCCGACAATGGCGTCCCACTTCGGCGACCCCGGCGTGACGCGCCTCTACCTCGGGCTCCTCGATGAGCTCAACGCGTCGTTTGGCTTCGACCGTACGTCGCCGACGTATGGCGACCGGGACGTGCCAGAGCCCGATCCGGCGGAGGTCGCGATCATCCCGCCGAGCCGCAACCGCTACCTGGGAGAGATCGTCGAGGCCGGTCGAGGCTACCGCTCATGGGCAGAAGAGCAGATCGAGATTGCACGAAAGTGGGGCGAGGCTCAGGGGGCGCGCTCGCAGGTCGATGACTGGGCGCCAGAAGACCGGGAGCAGATCGCCGGGCGCCTGGATGACATGGTGCAGCACTGGTGGGACAAGCTCGACTCCCGCTGCCGTGACATTCTCACGGACTGGGACGACCTCAAGGACGCGTACCAGCAGGACACATTTACCTATACCGTGCGCGGGCGTGACTTCGAGGTGCCGCTGTACCGCGAAACGCTAAGTGGAACGAAGGTCCCGCGCGTTGCACTACCGAAGACCGAAGATCCCGGAGAACGTCTCCGGTTCGCCCTCCTCGAGAATCTGCCCGGCTACTTTCCATTCACCGCCGGCGTCTTCCCATTCAAACGTGAGGGTGAAGACCCGACACGCATGTTTGCCGGAGAGGGCTCGCCCGAACGGACGAACCGGCGGTTCCACCTCGTCTCCTCCGACAGCCCGGCCAACCGACTTTCTACAGCGTTCGATAGCGTTACACTGTACGGGTTCGATCCGGATGAACGACCGGACATCTACGGGAAAGTCGGGAATGCCGGAGTGTCGATCTGCACGCTGGACGACATGAAGAAGCTCTACTCGGGCTTCGATCTCGCCGATCGCAAGACGTCGGTGTCGATGACGATCAACGGTCCGGCGCCGATGATCCTCGCGATGTTCCTGCAGACGGCGATCGATCAGCAGGTTGAGAAACATCTCCGCGAGGAGGGACGCTGGGATAAAGCCGAGTCCGTGATCGAAGAGAAGCTCGGTGATGATCGGCCCGAATACGTTCCGTACGGCCCCAACGGACGGGAAGACGAACTGCCGGAAACGCACGATGGAAGCGGCCTCGGATTGCTCGGCTGCACTGGCGCAGAGCTCGTGGAGTGGGACGTTCTGGATGCCGAAACGTATGAGCGCATCAAAGAGGATACACTCAACGTCGTGCGCGGCACCGTTCAGGCCGACATCCTGAAGGAGGATCAGGCTCAGAATACCTGCATCTTCTCGACAGACTTCGCCCTTCGCATGATGGGCGACATCCAGCAGTACTTCATCGATTGGAGCGTGCGCAACTTCTACTCGGTGTCGATTTCCGGGTATCACATCGCGGAGGCCGGCGCCAACCCGATCACACAGCTTGCCTTCACACTCGCCAACGGGTTTACGTACGTCGAGTACTACCTGAGCCGCGGGATGGACATCGACGACTTCGCGCCGAACCTGTCGTTCTTTTTCTCGAACGGCATGGATCCGGAGTACAGCGTCATCGGTCGCGTTGCTCGCCGGATCTGGAGCGTTGCGATGCGCGAGAAATACGGCGCCAACGAGCGGAGTCAGAAGCTGAAATACCACATCCAGACCTCCGGGCGCAGTCTGCACGCGAAGGAGATTCAGTTCAACGACATCCGCACGACGCTACAGGCGCTCATGGCGGTGTATGACAACTGCAATAGCCTCCATACCAACGCGTACGACGAGGCCATCACGACGCCGACGGAGGAGAGCGTGCGGCGGGCGATTGCGATCCAGATGATCATCAATCGCGAGCTCGGGATGACGAAAAACGAGAACCCGCTGCAGGGTGCGTACGTCATCGAGGAGCTTACCGATCTTGTCGAGGAAGCCGTCTGGGCGGAGTTCGAACGGATCAACGACCGCGGCGGTGTTCTCGGAGCCATGGAGTCGATGTACCAGCGCGGGAAGATCCAGCAGGAGTCGATGGTCTCCGAGGAGAAGAAGCACAGCGGCGAACGCCCGATCATCGGCGTCAACACGTTTCTACGAGAAGATGGGCAGACGGAGGAAGATCTGTCGGTCGACCTGATGCGATCGTCGGACGACGAGAAGCAGCACCAGCTTCGCGCGCTCCGTGCCTTCCAGGACCGCTACCCCGAGAAGGCGGACGATGCGATCGAGCACCTTCGCGAAGCGGCCCGCACCGGGGGTAACACGTTCGACGTTCTGATGGAGGCCGTTAAATACTGTTCGCTCGGTACGATCACACGCGTCTTGTTCGACGAAGGAGGCGAGTACCGCCGCAACATGTAA